The following proteins are encoded in a genomic region of Comamonas resistens:
- a CDS encoding AEC family transporter: MNYLELLFPDFALIVLGYVLCRFTPINRSIWQAVEQLVYYLLFPVLLFHSITRNPIQWGEASQLLGAGVLGGLLGVLLTYSLPHLPLLGRRIDARSYAGAAQVAFRFNSFIALALVSRLAGPDGLLYVSVLIGVSVPMVNVAAVWPMARGSEQHFLSHLLRNPLIISTVCALLFNAAGLKIPALLEAPVARLGAASIALGLMAAGAGLKLGALASNKLLAGELLLIRHAIQPLIAFAMIRLFQLNQPQAIALMAFSSLPTASSCYVLAVRMGYEGSFVASLISLSTMLGAVSLPFGLWLIGI; this comes from the coding sequence GTGAACTATCTCGAACTGCTTTTCCCCGATTTCGCGCTCATCGTGCTGGGCTATGTGCTGTGCCGCTTCACGCCCATCAACCGCAGCATCTGGCAAGCGGTGGAGCAGCTCGTGTACTACCTGCTGTTTCCGGTGCTGCTGTTTCACTCCATCACGCGCAACCCCATCCAATGGGGCGAAGCCAGCCAGTTACTGGGCGCCGGCGTCCTGGGCGGTCTGCTAGGTGTTTTGCTGACCTACAGCCTGCCCCATTTGCCGCTGCTGGGCCGCCGCATCGATGCCCGCAGCTATGCCGGAGCCGCACAGGTGGCTTTTCGCTTCAACTCCTTCATCGCCCTGGCCCTGGTCTCGCGCCTGGCTGGGCCGGACGGATTGCTCTATGTCTCGGTGCTGATCGGTGTGTCGGTCCCCATGGTCAATGTGGCGGCGGTCTGGCCCATGGCGCGCGGCAGCGAGCAGCATTTCCTCAGCCACCTGCTGCGCAACCCGCTGATCATCAGCACGGTCTGCGCCCTGCTTTTCAATGCCGCTGGCCTGAAGATTCCCGCGCTGCTGGAAGCCCCTGTGGCGCGCCTGGGTGCGGCCTCGATTGCGCTGGGGCTGATGGCGGCAGGCGCCGGCCTCAAGCTCGGTGCCCTGGCCAGCAACAAGCTGCTGGCTGGCGAGTTGCTGCTGATAAGACATGCCATCCAGCCGCTGATTGCGTTTGCCATGATTCGACTGTTCCAGCTCAACCAGCCGCAGGCAATTGCGCTGATGGCTTTTTCCAGCCTGCCCACGGCCTCGTCCTGCTATGTGCTGGCCGTGCGCATGGGCTACGAAGGCTCGTTTGTGGCCAGCCTGATCTCGCTGTCCACCATGCTGGGGGCCGTCAGCCTGCCTTTCGGGCTGTGGCTGATCGGTATCTGA
- a CDS encoding tripartite tricarboxylate transporter substrate binding protein BugE, giving the protein MNRRMCVGLTMALATVGFSTGVMAQANYPTKPIKLLVPFAAGGTTDIIARVIADPLGKELGQPVIVDNKGGGGGVIGALETSRQKPDGYNLGISTLSTMATNPAINPKTPYNPLTDFTPIINIAATPNVIAVNPKFAGSANYKAFEAELKGHPGKYSYGSSGTGGIQHMLMELYKSLTGIQMTHVPYRGAGPALNDAVAGQIPMILDNLPSALPFIKDGRLKAVAVAAPQRLAVLPDVPTFKEVGLEQVNRMASYGILGPKGMDKATVDKINAAVRKVLQDPAVKKRIEDTGSLVVGNTPAEFSKELKDEYETYKQVVAKQKLTLD; this is encoded by the coding sequence ATGAATCGTCGTATGTGCGTGGGCCTGACCATGGCTCTGGCAACCGTAGGTTTTTCGACGGGTGTGATGGCCCAGGCCAATTACCCCACCAAACCCATCAAATTGCTGGTGCCCTTTGCCGCAGGCGGCACGACCGACATCATTGCCCGCGTGATCGCTGATCCCCTGGGCAAGGAACTGGGCCAGCCCGTGATCGTGGACAACAAGGGCGGCGGCGGCGGCGTGATCGGTGCGCTGGAAACCTCGCGCCAGAAGCCCGATGGCTACAACCTGGGCATTTCCACGCTCTCGACCATGGCCACCAACCCGGCTATCAACCCCAAGACCCCCTACAACCCGCTGACGGACTTCACGCCCATCATCAATATTGCGGCCACGCCCAATGTGATCGCCGTGAACCCGAAGTTCGCGGGTAGCGCCAATTACAAGGCATTCGAGGCCGAGCTCAAGGGCCATCCCGGCAAGTATTCCTATGGCTCCTCGGGTACCGGCGGCATCCAGCACATGCTGATGGAGCTGTACAAGTCGCTGACCGGCATCCAGATGACCCATGTGCCCTATCGCGGTGCAGGTCCCGCCCTGAACGACGCTGTTGCCGGCCAGATCCCCATGATTCTGGACAACCTGCCCTCGGCTCTGCCTTTCATCAAGGACGGCCGCCTCAAGGCTGTGGCCGTGGCTGCCCCTCAGCGCCTAGCGGTGCTGCCCGATGTGCCTACCTTCAAGGAAGTGGGTCTGGAGCAGGTCAACCGCATGGCTTCCTATGGCATTCTGGGCCCCAAGGGCATGGACAAGGCCACGGTCGACAAGATCAATGCCGCCGTGCGCAAGGTGCTGCAGGACCCGGCAGTGAAGAAGCGCATCGAGGACACCGGTTCGCTGGTGGTCGGCAACACGCCTGCAGAGTTCTCCAAGGAACTCAAGGACGAGTACGAAACCTACAAGCAGGTCGTGGCCAAGCAGAAGCTGACGCTGGACTAA